In Sulfurisphaera javensis, a single genomic region encodes these proteins:
- a CDS encoding gamma carbonic anhydrase family protein — MPLEEYLGKKPRIAERVYIHPTAYVIGDVAIGEFSSLWHYVVVRGDNDSIEIGKETNVQESTTIHTDPGYKVIIGDRVTIGHNAIIHGAKVSSNVIIGMGAILLNGSEVGEYSIIGAGAVVTQGSKIPPYSIAVGVPAKVIRKVTEEEIKLISENAEEYLKHVRRFLKIE; from the coding sequence ATGCCGCTTGAAGAATATTTAGGTAAAAAGCCCAGGATAGCTGAAAGAGTATATATTCATCCTACTGCATACGTAATAGGTGATGTTGCAATAGGCGAGTTTTCAAGTCTCTGGCATTATGTTGTAGTAAGAGGCGATAATGATTCTATTGAAATTGGTAAGGAAACGAATGTACAAGAAAGTACTACTATTCACACTGACCCTGGGTATAAAGTGATAATAGGTGATAGGGTAACTATTGGACATAATGCAATAATTCATGGCGCTAAAGTTTCTTCCAATGTGATAATAGGTATGGGAGCGATCCTTTTAAATGGCTCAGAAGTAGGGGAGTATTCAATCATAGGTGCTGGCGCAGTAGTGACTCAAGGCAGTAAAATTCCGCCATATAGCATAGCTGTTGGCGTACCAGCTAAGGTAATAAGGAAAGTGACTGAAGAAGAGATAAAATTAATTTCTGAGAATGCTGAAGAATATTTAAAGCACGTAAGGAGGTTTTTAAAAATTGAATAG